The DNA window AGCGAGCCGAATCAATCGGCCCGTTTATACGTCGGCGGCCAGCAGTTCGATCGAGACCCGGGCGGCCTCGGTGCGTCGCAGGCTCAAGCGGTAACCGCGCAGTTCAAATTCCAGCGGGTCGCCCATCAGCGCGGAGTTGATGTAGGTCACCTCGACGCCCGGCGCCAGACCCATTTCTAACAGGCGGACGCCGATCGCATCGGCTCCGTCAACGCCCGTTACTTGTGCGGTCTGGCCGACCGTCAGGTCCGCCAACGTCTTGCTTTTCACACCAATTCTCCCAGAGTGACCAGAACGCTGAGGGCTTCGTTCTCGCGAAAGCATAACTTTCCCCCATGCAATCGGATTATACACGGCGTGCCTGATTGCACCATTTCCACCATGACCCCTTGTCGCAGGCCCAGCTCTTCCAGCCGATGCACATGATCCGACGAACCCATAATCTGGCTCACAT is part of the Lignipirellula cremea genome and encodes:
- a CDS encoding FeoA family protein, giving the protein MPLHCLPPGHAGHVSQIMGSSDHVHRLEELGLRQGVMVEMVQSGTPCIIRLHGGKLCFRENEALSVLVTLGELV
- a CDS encoding FeoA family protein, whose translation is MKSKTLADLTVGQTAQVTGVDGADAIGVRLLEMGLAPGVEVTYINSALMGDPLEFELRGYRLSLRRTEAARVSIELLAADV